The Paeniglutamicibacter sulfureus genome includes a region encoding these proteins:
- a CDS encoding amino acid ABC transporter permease: protein MHRKADDLRIDAVPVKHYGQWIMAAAATVLLAAFLLAMARNENLDYSVVASNLFAGSILKGLLVTFQLTAVSIVAGTIIGVLLAIAKLSHNKVLSGLASGYVWFFRGVPLLVLILIFGNFALLFETLGIGIPFTGIMFFEVETNAVMTTFVAAALALSIHEGAYMAEIVRGGILGIDEGQKEAAAALGMRSSIAMWRIVLPQALRMIIPPTGNQLILLLKSSSLVSVIAGGEIMTAINDIAAVNYRTVEMFFVASFWYLVIVSVLSIGQGFLERRAARGYTR, encoded by the coding sequence GTGCACCGAAAGGCAGACGATCTGCGCATCGATGCCGTTCCGGTCAAGCACTACGGCCAGTGGATCATGGCCGCCGCCGCCACCGTCCTGCTTGCGGCTTTCCTGCTCGCCATGGCGCGCAACGAAAACCTTGACTACTCCGTAGTCGCTTCGAACTTATTCGCCGGATCCATCCTCAAGGGGCTTCTCGTCACGTTCCAGCTCACTGCGGTGAGCATCGTAGCTGGCACCATCATCGGCGTGCTCCTTGCTATTGCCAAGCTTTCGCACAACAAGGTCCTCAGTGGGCTGGCCTCGGGATACGTCTGGTTCTTCCGAGGTGTTCCTCTGCTGGTGCTCATCTTGATCTTCGGAAACTTTGCACTGCTATTTGAAACGTTGGGCATCGGGATACCGTTTACCGGGATCATGTTCTTCGAAGTGGAAACCAATGCCGTCATGACCACTTTCGTTGCCGCTGCCTTGGCATTATCCATCCACGAAGGCGCCTACATGGCAGAAATCGTGCGGGGCGGAATCCTCGGGATCGATGAGGGGCAAAAGGAAGCCGCGGCTGCTTTGGGCATGCGGTCGAGCATTGCCATGTGGCGCATCGTCCTGCCCCAGGCACTGCGGATGATCATCCCTCCTACAGGCAATCAGCTCATTCTTTTGCTCAAGTCCAGTTCCTTGGTTTCGGTCATCGCAGGCGGCGAGATCATGACCGCCATCAATGACATCGCCGCGGTCAACTACCGAACTGTCGAGATGTTCTTCGTCGCCTCGTTCTGGTACCTGGTCATAGTTTCCGTCCTCAGCATCGGACAAGGCTTCCTTGAACGCCGTGCCGCGCGTGGATACACCCGATGA
- a CDS encoding LysR family transcriptional regulator produces the protein MTLRQLEIFLFVAEEGTLAAAAQRLHMTAGSLSVALSTLEKTLGVQLLVRRRAKGAALTVAGRELVENAKQVLASAHALEASAGAIRGELVGTLTIGCFDTLSPWLVPPVLEYFAEHHPQVEVLVSEASSDELQRRLQEGDLDAAFMYQLHVDTDLERALVAAVRLQLVLPAGHRLADREEVHFAELGDEPAVLLGLKPAPDLIMAMTEAAGFTPNVRWRLRNVETIRSVVGRGLGYTVIMGRPSGDRTYDGHQLVYKRIADELPENAVQLVFQSGSLGNAKIRALRDFATTHLGAIADPMQHWAADT, from the coding sequence GTGACCCTGCGCCAGCTCGAGATCTTCCTGTTCGTGGCGGAGGAAGGAACGCTGGCCGCCGCCGCGCAACGCCTGCACATGACGGCAGGCTCGCTGTCGGTGGCCCTGAGCACGCTCGAGAAAACGCTTGGCGTCCAGTTGCTGGTTCGTCGGCGGGCCAAGGGAGCCGCGCTCACCGTGGCCGGGCGCGAGCTGGTCGAGAACGCAAAGCAGGTCCTTGCATCCGCCCACGCACTTGAAGCCTCTGCCGGAGCCATCCGGGGTGAACTCGTTGGAACCTTGACGATTGGCTGCTTCGATACCCTGTCCCCGTGGTTGGTGCCGCCGGTGCTTGAGTACTTCGCCGAGCATCACCCGCAGGTCGAGGTCCTGGTGTCGGAGGCTTCCTCCGACGAACTCCAGCGCCGGCTGCAGGAGGGGGACCTCGATGCAGCCTTCATGTACCAATTGCATGTGGACACAGACCTGGAACGTGCCTTGGTCGCGGCCGTGAGACTTCAGTTGGTCCTGCCGGCCGGTCACAGGCTGGCCGATCGCGAGGAGGTCCATTTTGCCGAACTCGGCGACGAGCCGGCGGTGCTCCTGGGGCTCAAGCCGGCACCGGACTTGATCATGGCCATGACGGAGGCTGCGGGTTTCACACCCAATGTCCGGTGGCGCCTGCGGAACGTCGAGACGATCCGCTCCGTGGTGGGCCGCGGCCTGGGATATACCGTGATCATGGGCAGGCCCAGCGGCGACAGGACCTACGACGGGCACCAACTGGTCTACAAGCGCATCGCGGACGAACTGCCGGAGAATGCCGTTCAGCTCGTTTTCCAGTCCGGATCACTCGGCAACGCCAAGATCCGCGCGTTGCGCGACTTCGCCACGACGCACCTGGGTGCCATCGCGGATCCGATGCAGCATTGGGCCGCGGATACGTAG
- a CDS encoding transporter substrate-binding domain-containing protein, translating to MVLTAALIALTACSTTAEGAPQATNGSTAQSAVNESARNLLPEDIRNDGKLVFGSTANNAPFTMKTGDTMGGMLPELGTEVGAVLGVDVQFEAMAFPGLVPALTAKRIDGIWTLMQATEERETTLEMISYMKNSQSFMTLADAAPVENTEALCSLHLSTVRGGTSQRLLDSIAEDCEKAAHGRPEISLFDDPATAQTQLRSGRVDAFAGITVPVRYVADTVENGSVFTVAPIEYLGGAQAIALAKGDTDLAAALQAAFKVVIDSGRYKEILAKYGAENETFTAEQIVLNPATSGVLDDVVRTESK from the coding sequence ATGGTCCTGACTGCAGCCCTGATTGCGCTCACCGCATGCAGCACGACGGCGGAGGGAGCCCCACAGGCAACGAATGGATCCACCGCCCAGAGCGCGGTCAACGAATCAGCAAGGAATCTACTGCCCGAGGACATCCGCAATGACGGGAAGCTGGTCTTTGGCAGCACGGCCAACAACGCCCCCTTCACCATGAAAACCGGCGACACAATGGGTGGCATGTTGCCGGAGCTTGGTACGGAGGTGGGTGCCGTGTTGGGTGTCGACGTCCAATTTGAGGCAATGGCCTTCCCCGGGCTGGTCCCGGCATTGACCGCCAAGCGAATCGACGGGATCTGGACCCTGATGCAGGCGACCGAAGAGCGCGAAACCACCCTGGAGATGATCTCCTACATGAAGAACTCCCAAAGTTTCATGACGCTAGCGGACGCGGCGCCAGTGGAAAATACCGAAGCACTGTGTTCCCTGCATCTTTCAACCGTGCGTGGCGGGACATCGCAAAGACTTCTTGATTCCATCGCCGAAGATTGCGAAAAGGCGGCTCACGGCCGTCCGGAAATCTCGCTGTTCGACGACCCAGCCACGGCACAGACCCAGCTGCGTTCAGGCCGCGTAGATGCGTTCGCAGGGATCACGGTGCCGGTTCGCTACGTCGCCGATACCGTGGAAAACGGTTCGGTCTTCACCGTTGCCCCCATCGAATACCTCGGTGGCGCGCAAGCCATCGCTTTGGCCAAGGGCGACACCGACCTTGCAGCTGCGCTGCAGGCCGCGTTCAAGGTTGTCATCGATAGCGGCCGATACAAAGAAATCCTCGCAAAGTACGGCGCCGAAAACGAAACGTTCACCGCCGAGCAAATCGTGCTGAATCCAGCTACAAGCGGCGTTCTCGACGACGTCGTGCGGACAGAGAGCAAGTAG
- a CDS encoding arylsulfatase, translating to MEPAPGIPAQARGYENFDGRIDRKASNSRPSWSAQPRAGGDAPNVILMVMDDMGFSDIGAYGSEIDTPNLDAIASAGVLETNYHTPPMCAPARASLLTGVNPHRAGFAYVPHADPGFPNYAMELPARAPTLAATLRNAGYSTFALGKWHLTLETNLSDGGDKSSWPLQRGFDKYFGCMDGFTSLFHPHRLVRDNSAVHTEEYPEDFYLTDALTDEAMGMISSHQAGSGARRPFFMYFAQQAVHGPLQAKDRDIEKYRGIYDEGWDVLREQRFKRQLDKGLFAGNTSLPARDESALDGVEPWKDLTAEQKIRFARHMEVYAATLDNVDQNVGRLVQHLKLIGEYDNTIFVFTSDNGGTAEGGSEGTRSYFSQFASMPGLPGSWERDVPRPIELIGGPQVYSHYPRGWAAVSNTPFRKYKTHTMAGGVRVPLVLSWPAGKGQGLHGIRNAFMFSADVMPTLLELAGVPPMKHVQGEMALELDGVSRVQTLVGGEPEDHTQYFELQGRRALCTHQWKLLSPDRLGPSWDPDAWQLYNVLTDPTEIHDLAAEHPGIVHELAARWDSEAWRNTVFPLNDDGTLLRVRPASELELENPLTLYRSSGVLERFRSLKLTKLRSFDIELDFEFTDRDAGVLVSHGDQGGGYLLYVKDHELHLSYNAYGTVLRGRHALDTGHHHLTVHFLSLPDAQWQISLTDRDGMNKVLIDVVPMMVGMAPFTGISVGADRCGPVDWDLSERHRSFPFTGSLGPVTYIPGAKTDLNPELFAELEERVAVVFD from the coding sequence ATGGAACCCGCGCCGGGAATCCCCGCACAGGCACGCGGCTACGAGAATTTCGACGGCCGCATCGATCGGAAGGCGTCGAACTCCCGGCCTTCCTGGAGCGCTCAACCCCGCGCAGGAGGGGACGCCCCTAATGTAATCCTGATGGTGATGGATGACATGGGTTTCAGCGACATCGGCGCCTACGGCAGCGAGATCGACACTCCTAACCTCGACGCCATCGCATCAGCCGGAGTACTGGAAACCAACTATCACACTCCCCCGATGTGTGCTCCGGCCAGGGCGTCGCTCCTGACCGGGGTCAACCCACACCGGGCAGGATTTGCCTATGTTCCGCATGCCGACCCCGGGTTCCCGAACTATGCCATGGAACTTCCCGCCCGGGCCCCCACACTCGCCGCAACCCTGCGCAACGCGGGATATTCGACATTTGCCTTGGGCAAATGGCACCTGACATTGGAAACCAATCTGTCCGACGGCGGGGACAAGTCCTCGTGGCCCTTGCAACGGGGCTTTGACAAGTACTTTGGCTGCATGGATGGCTTCACATCCCTGTTCCATCCGCACCGTTTGGTCCGGGACAACTCCGCAGTTCACACCGAGGAATACCCCGAAGATTTCTACCTTACCGATGCGTTGACCGACGAAGCTATGGGCATGATTTCATCGCACCAGGCGGGTTCCGGCGCACGGCGCCCCTTCTTCATGTATTTCGCCCAGCAAGCCGTCCACGGCCCCCTCCAAGCCAAGGACCGAGACATCGAAAAATATCGAGGCATCTACGACGAGGGCTGGGATGTCCTGCGTGAACAGCGCTTCAAACGACAACTGGACAAGGGACTCTTTGCCGGAAACACTTCACTGCCGGCCAGGGATGAAAGCGCATTGGATGGCGTCGAGCCGTGGAAGGACCTCACTGCCGAGCAGAAAATCCGCTTCGCCCGCCATATGGAGGTCTATGCCGCAACGCTCGACAACGTGGACCAGAACGTCGGGCGTTTGGTCCAACACCTCAAGTTGATCGGCGAGTACGACAACACGATTTTCGTTTTCACTTCCGATAACGGCGGCACCGCCGAGGGTGGTTCCGAAGGAACCCGGAGCTACTTTAGCCAATTCGCATCGATGCCGGGCTTGCCTGGAAGTTGGGAACGCGACGTCCCGCGGCCGATCGAACTTATCGGCGGACCGCAGGTCTATTCGCATTACCCACGCGGTTGGGCCGCAGTATCCAACACCCCTTTCCGCAAGTACAAAACGCACACCATGGCCGGAGGCGTGCGGGTTCCCTTGGTGCTGTCGTGGCCAGCAGGGAAAGGTCAAGGACTTCACGGCATACGCAACGCATTCATGTTCAGCGCCGACGTCATGCCAACGTTACTCGAGCTTGCAGGGGTTCCGCCGATGAAACACGTCCAGGGCGAAATGGCCCTGGAACTCGATGGAGTCTCTCGGGTCCAGACCCTTGTTGGCGGCGAACCCGAGGACCATACCCAATATTTTGAGCTTCAGGGCCGTCGAGCCCTGTGCACCCACCAATGGAAGCTGCTCTCCCCCGATCGTCTCGGCCCAAGCTGGGATCCCGACGCCTGGCAGCTATACAACGTGCTCACAGATCCCACGGAGATTCACGATCTGGCCGCTGAACACCCTGGGATCGTTCACGAGCTCGCTGCACGGTGGGACTCCGAGGCCTGGCGCAACACCGTATTCCCGCTCAACGACGACGGCACACTGCTGCGGGTTCGCCCGGCATCCGAACTGGAACTCGAAAACCCGCTGACCCTTTACCGTTCCTCGGGCGTCCTGGAACGGTTCAGGTCTTTGAAGCTGACCAAACTCCGTTCCTTCGACATAGAGCTGGATTTTGAGTTCACCGACCGCGACGCCGGTGTATTGGTCTCCCATGGCGACCAAGGCGGCGGATATCTGCTCTACGTGAAGGACCACGAACTCCACCTGTCCTACAATGCCTACGGCACCGTCCTGCGGGGGCGGCACGCGCTGGACACCGGACATCACCACTTGACGGTGCATTTCCTTTCGCTTCCGGATGCGCAGTGGCAGATTTCGCTAACGGACCGGGATGGCATGAACAAGGTCCTCATTGATGTGGTTCCCATGATGGTCGGAATGGCGCCGTTCACCGGCATTAGTGTCGGGGCCGATCGATGCGGCCCGGTGGATTGGGACCTCTCTGAACGACATAGGAGTTTCCCTTTCACCGGATCCCTCGGTCCTGTCACGTACATACCGGGAGCGAAAACCGATCTGAACCCCGAGCTCTTTGCCGAACTTGAGGAACGTGTCGCCGTGGTCTTTGATTAG
- a CDS encoding MBL fold metallo-hydrolase, protein MDLTPRVITLGTAGGPRWWGAPSAGRRRNGIATAVVVGEAVYLVDCGRGASGQFAEAGLDPNQLRGIFLTHLHSDHTVDMAGMLLFGWMMTGQRPGAPVRIIGPGDRGMLPPVNKNAEGDIQPLFADTPTAGTKDMVEHLFRAYSADLTDRMLDSLRPSPYTVFEACDIAIPAEAGYHPNENATPEGMEPFTIYTDELVTVTATLVAHPPVAPAFAFRFDTAEGSVTISGDTAPCANLVRLARDTDLLLHEAIDMDWAANSYADVDEATRTATIEHHRKSHTTPRQAGKLAAAAGARALALHHLVPGNAEPAVWRSAEEAFDGPVFVPDDLETISFARPRNEALAAATSTQKD, encoded by the coding sequence ATGGACCTCACTCCCCGCGTCATCACCCTTGGCACCGCCGGCGGCCCCCGCTGGTGGGGCGCCCCCTCCGCCGGCAGGCGGCGCAACGGCATCGCCACCGCCGTCGTGGTCGGCGAAGCCGTCTACCTGGTCGACTGCGGCCGCGGCGCCAGCGGCCAATTCGCCGAGGCCGGGCTGGACCCGAACCAGCTGCGCGGGATCTTCCTAACCCACCTGCACTCGGACCACACCGTGGACATGGCGGGCATGCTGCTCTTCGGCTGGATGATGACCGGCCAGCGCCCAGGCGCCCCGGTGCGCATCATCGGCCCGGGCGACCGCGGCATGCTGCCCCCGGTGAACAAGAATGCCGAAGGCGACATCCAGCCGCTCTTCGCCGACACCCCGACCGCCGGCACCAAGGACATGGTCGAGCATCTCTTCCGCGCCTATTCGGCGGATTTGACCGACCGGATGCTCGACTCGCTGCGCCCCTCGCCGTACACGGTGTTCGAGGCCTGCGACATCGCGATCCCCGCGGAGGCCGGCTACCACCCGAACGAGAATGCTACCCCCGAGGGCATGGAACCGTTCACGATCTACACGGACGAACTGGTCACGGTCACGGCAACATTGGTTGCCCATCCCCCGGTGGCCCCGGCCTTCGCCTTCCGCTTCGACACCGCCGAGGGATCGGTCACCATCTCCGGGGACACCGCCCCCTGCGCCAACCTCGTGCGCCTGGCCCGGGACACCGACCTGCTCCTGCACGAGGCCATCGACATGGACTGGGCCGCCAACTCCTATGCGGACGTAGACGAAGCGACCCGCACCGCGACCATCGAACACCACCGCAAGTCGCACACCACCCCACGGCAGGCCGGCAAGCTCGCCGCCGCCGCGGGGGCACGGGCGCTCGCCCTGCACCATCTGGTGCCGGGAAACGCCGAACCCGCCGTCTGGCGGTCCGCCGAGGAGGCATTCGACGGACCGGTTTTCGTTCCGGACGACCTCGAGACGATCAGTTTTGCCCGCCCGCGCAACGAAGCACTTGCGGCCGCCACCAGCACCCAGAAGGATTAG
- a CDS encoding aldehyde dehydrogenase family protein: protein MTTTTITTTEHRLAPDFGDIDVAAQFIGGHWLQGQSEKTLTVTNPYDDSVLATLRQGSTTDLDKAYAAAESAQKSWAAQIPAARAQVMFRAAALLEEHREELVAWLVKESGSTVIKANIEVSAAAGITLEAASFPGRVHGRIAESNNPGKENRIYRRPLGVVGVISPWNFPLHLSQRSVAPALALGNAVVIKPASDTPVTGALLLARIFEEAGLPAGVLNVVVGAGSEIGDHFVAHRVPALISFTGSTPVGQNVGRIATGGQHLKHVALELGGNSPLVVLADADLDLAVKSAVLGSYLHQGQICMAVNRIIVEAPVYDEFVERFAAAAAQLPVGDPSLPETVVGPIINDSQLTSIAGKIDQAKAEGARVALEGTITGRVVSPFAFADVTPDMEIAREEIFGPLVGILRAQDEAHALELANDTRFGLSSSVFTTDVDRGVRFGLEIRAGMTHINDMPINDEAHIPFGGERNSGLGRFNGDWAISEFTTDHWIGIQR from the coding sequence ATGACCACCACCACCATCACCACCACCGAGCACCGCCTGGCACCGGATTTCGGCGACATTGACGTCGCCGCCCAGTTCATCGGCGGCCACTGGCTTCAGGGCCAATCCGAAAAGACCCTCACTGTCACCAACCCCTACGACGATTCAGTCTTGGCCACCCTGCGCCAGGGATCGACCACGGATCTCGACAAGGCCTACGCCGCTGCCGAATCAGCCCAGAAGTCATGGGCCGCCCAAATCCCTGCGGCCCGGGCCCAGGTCATGTTCCGTGCAGCAGCACTGCTGGAGGAACATCGCGAGGAACTTGTCGCTTGGCTGGTTAAGGAATCCGGCTCCACCGTGATCAAGGCCAACATCGAGGTCTCCGCGGCCGCGGGCATCACCTTGGAGGCAGCATCCTTCCCGGGCCGTGTCCACGGCCGCATCGCCGAATCCAACAACCCCGGCAAGGAAAACCGCATCTACCGCCGCCCTCTCGGCGTCGTCGGGGTCATCAGCCCATGGAACTTCCCGCTGCACCTCTCCCAGCGTTCGGTCGCCCCGGCCCTTGCCCTAGGCAATGCGGTGGTGATCAAGCCGGCCAGTGACACCCCCGTCACCGGCGCACTGCTCTTGGCCCGCATCTTCGAGGAAGCTGGGCTGCCGGCCGGCGTGCTCAACGTCGTTGTCGGCGCCGGATCGGAAATCGGGGACCACTTCGTCGCCCACCGCGTCCCCGCACTGATCTCCTTCACCGGCTCCACCCCGGTGGGTCAAAACGTCGGACGCATCGCCACCGGCGGCCAACACCTCAAGCACGTGGCCCTGGAACTGGGAGGCAACAGCCCCCTTGTCGTCCTGGCTGATGCGGACCTGGACCTGGCCGTGAAGTCGGCGGTGCTCGGCTCCTACCTGCACCAGGGCCAGATCTGCATGGCGGTGAACCGAATCATCGTCGAAGCCCCGGTTTATGACGAATTCGTGGAACGCTTCGCCGCCGCAGCGGCCCAACTGCCCGTCGGGGATCCTTCCCTGCCGGAAACCGTGGTCGGACCGATTATCAACGACAGTCAACTGACCAGCATTGCCGGAAAAATCGACCAGGCCAAGGCCGAGGGTGCACGCGTGGCCCTCGAAGGCACCATCACCGGGCGGGTTGTCTCGCCGTTCGCCTTCGCCGATGTCACACCCGACATGGAGATCGCCCGCGAAGAGATCTTTGGCCCCCTGGTCGGAATCCTCCGCGCCCAGGATGAAGCCCACGCCCTCGAGCTGGCCAACGACACGCGCTTCGGGCTCAGCAGCTCGGTGTTCACCACCGACGTGGACCGCGGCGTCCGCTTCGGGCTGGAGATCAGGGCAGGCATGACACACATCAACGACATGCCCATCAACGACGAAGCCCATATCCCCTTCGGCGGCGAACGAAACTCCGGCCTCGGCCGCTTCAACGGTGACTGGGCCATCAGCGAATTCACCACCGACCACTGGATCGGCATCCAACGCTAG
- a CDS encoding amino acid ABC transporter ATP-binding protein, producing MNTPMVLAQGVRKSFGAHEVLKGIDLEVGNGQVMCFLGPSGSGKSTFLRCMNRLETIDAGRIRVGGELVGYKEKNGRLHHLTEAEQARQRRDIGMVFQRFNLFAHMSALENVMEAPLRVLKRPKAEVRERAQAALERVGLTGHERKYPAQLSGGQQQRVAIARALAMEPKLMLFDEPTSALDPELVGEVLDVMRGLASTGMTMIVVTHEMEFAKDVGDELVFMDGGLIVERGTPREVLENPRHERTQRFLRATSEI from the coding sequence ATGAACACCCCCATGGTCCTGGCACAAGGTGTCCGCAAGTCTTTTGGTGCGCATGAAGTCCTCAAAGGCATCGACTTAGAGGTAGGTAATGGCCAAGTCATGTGCTTTCTTGGCCCTTCCGGGTCGGGCAAATCCACCTTCCTGCGCTGCATGAACCGCCTGGAAACCATCGATGCGGGACGAATCCGTGTCGGAGGTGAACTTGTCGGCTACAAGGAAAAGAACGGCCGGCTGCACCACCTCACTGAGGCAGAACAGGCGCGCCAGCGGCGGGACATTGGCATGGTCTTCCAAAGGTTCAATCTCTTTGCGCACATGTCTGCCCTTGAAAACGTCATGGAAGCGCCTTTGCGGGTCCTCAAGCGCCCAAAGGCCGAAGTGCGGGAACGAGCACAAGCCGCACTGGAACGCGTCGGACTGACCGGGCATGAACGCAAATACCCTGCCCAGCTCTCCGGAGGCCAGCAGCAGCGTGTGGCAATAGCACGGGCACTGGCCATGGAACCGAAGCTCATGCTTTTCGACGAGCCTACCTCCGCGCTGGACCCCGAACTGGTTGGTGAGGTTCTCGACGTGATGAGGGGTCTTGCCTCCACTGGGATGACAATGATCGTGGTGACACATGAAATGGAGTTCGCAAAGGACGTCGGTGATGAGCTTGTCTTCATGGATGGTGGGCTCATCGTCGAAAGAGGAACCCCCCGCGAAGTCCTGGAGAATCCTCGTCATGAGCGTACCCAACGCTTCTTGCGGGCGACGTCAGAGATCTAG